A genome region from Paradevosia shaoguanensis includes the following:
- a CDS encoding ABC transporter permease, which produces MFRLFLRSVVTLIGSALIGSLVVFLLLRLLSGDVATIILGKGATPEALAALRDELGLNRSWPQQYFDWLFGLVRGDLGKSYAAQYDIFHEIWSRLGLTFSLSVGTLLLSAIVALAAGIYSALHARDWRGGLIDVIAQLGLAIPTFWAALLLIGLVSVRLGWLPAGGYVPWSEDPVGAIRSLILPILALSIPMISLLARYVRSSMLEVTNEDYIRTAMAKGYTRPRAVVLHGTRNASIQLLTVATLQFGTLIAGTVVIENIFALPGLGKMLIEAVGNREAVVVQSLVFVVMLMILVLNFIMDISYGLLDPRIRHSSAGGAHG; this is translated from the coding sequence TTGTTCCGACTTTTCCTGCGATCTGTGGTGACGCTTATCGGGTCGGCCCTCATCGGGTCGCTCGTGGTGTTCCTGCTGCTGCGTCTTCTGAGCGGCGATGTCGCCACCATCATCCTGGGCAAGGGCGCGACGCCCGAGGCCCTGGCGGCGCTGCGCGACGAACTCGGGCTCAACCGGTCCTGGCCGCAGCAATATTTCGACTGGCTGTTCGGCCTCGTGCGCGGCGACCTCGGCAAGTCCTATGCGGCACAATACGACATTTTCCATGAAATCTGGTCGCGGCTCGGCCTGACCTTCAGCCTTTCGGTGGGGACGCTCCTACTCTCGGCCATCGTGGCGCTGGCGGCGGGCATCTATTCGGCGCTGCATGCGCGCGACTGGCGCGGCGGGCTGATCGACGTGATTGCCCAGCTCGGCCTCGCCATCCCGACCTTCTGGGCGGCCCTGCTGCTGATCGGGCTGGTTTCGGTGCGCCTGGGCTGGCTGCCGGCAGGCGGCTACGTGCCGTGGTCGGAAGACCCGGTGGGCGCCATCCGCAGCCTCATCCTACCGATCCTGGCGCTTTCCATTCCGATGATCTCGCTGCTGGCGCGCTATGTGCGCTCGAGCATGCTAGAGGTCACCAACGAGGACTATATCCGCACCGCCATGGCCAAGGGCTATACGCGACCGCGCGCCGTGGTGCTGCATGGCACGCGCAATGCCTCGATCCAGCTCCTGACGGTGGCGACGCTGCAGTTCGGCACGCTCATCGCCGGCACGGTGGTGATCGAGAACATTTTCGCGCTGCCGGGGCTGGGCAAGATGCTGATCGAAGCGGTCGGCAATCGCGAGGCGGTGGTGGTGCAATCGCTGGTCTTCGTGGTCATGCTCATGATCCTCGTGCTCAACTTCATCATGGACATCAGCTACGGACTGCTCGATCCGCGCATCCGGCATTCGAGCGCGGGAGGCGCCCATGGCTAG
- a CDS encoding ABC transporter substrate-binding protein translates to MREHKPQSGVRGLGRVGRLALASAAVLTLALAPQAAFAQVGTTNLVMSTPQEPPNWDYTVGTATAINGVLFLNVIEPLLETQQDGSLKPLLASYEVTPDGLTYTFKLVKAKFHDGTDFDADDVLYSFEQYKKSPRPEISKTFDAVSNIEKVDASTIKVTLSRPSQAFLAGMSGLAGMMLPEGGLDNLAKAPVGTGPFSFGEWKPGIEVDVKRFEDYHGDKPYFENVRIRFIGDEIAAVNALMAGDIDLINVLVGDGKERADAVKADPKLAVLTTPSNQVNYIALDAKNPKFADIRVRQAIAHAINREDIAIGAYSGFAEPACLFVNPANLPWNSDYCPYPYDPEKAQTLLTEAGVGNLDVELKYYNISDGPAMSELLTDELGAVGINVKGASRELAAYLDEVLGSTPNFEMTTLTGPQTVDSFLCPGWFASACVPEFDEAWNKADAAVTADEATALRKQAVNAFADAAWVIPTVAWMDVTYANAKLAGWKPYRSQAEADLRGLHWAE, encoded by the coding sequence ATGAGGGAACACAAACCGCAATCCGGTGTGCGCGGCCTTGGCCGCGTCGGCCGGCTGGCGCTGGCGAGCGCAGCGGTGCTGACGCTGGCTTTGGCGCCGCAGGCGGCGTTCGCGCAGGTGGGGACGACCAACCTGGTGATGTCCACGCCGCAGGAACCGCCGAACTGGGACTATACGGTGGGCACCGCCACGGCCATCAACGGCGTGCTGTTCCTCAACGTCATCGAGCCGCTGCTCGAGACGCAGCAGGACGGATCGCTCAAGCCGCTGCTGGCCTCCTACGAGGTGACGCCGGACGGGCTGACCTACACGTTCAAGCTGGTCAAGGCCAAGTTCCATGACGGCACGGACTTCGACGCCGACGACGTGCTCTATTCGTTCGAGCAGTACAAGAAGTCGCCGCGCCCGGAGATTTCCAAGACCTTCGACGCGGTGAGCAATATCGAGAAAGTCGACGCCTCGACGATCAAGGTGACGCTGTCGCGCCCGAGCCAGGCGTTCCTCGCCGGCATGTCGGGCCTTGCCGGCATGATGCTGCCCGAAGGCGGGCTCGATAACCTCGCCAAGGCGCCTGTGGGCACCGGTCCCTTCAGCTTCGGCGAATGGAAGCCGGGCATCGAAGTCGATGTGAAGCGCTTCGAGGACTATCACGGCGACAAGCCCTATTTCGAGAATGTCCGCATCCGCTTCATCGGCGACGAGATCGCCGCCGTGAACGCGCTGATGGCCGGCGATATCGACCTCATCAACGTGCTGGTCGGCGACGGCAAGGAACGCGCGGATGCAGTCAAGGCCGATCCGAAACTGGCGGTGCTGACCACGCCGTCCAATCAGGTCAACTATATCGCGCTCGATGCCAAGAACCCGAAATTCGCCGATATCCGCGTGCGGCAGGCCATCGCCCATGCCATCAACCGCGAAGACATCGCGATCGGCGCCTATTCGGGCTTTGCCGAGCCGGCGTGCCTGTTCGTCAACCCGGCCAACCTGCCGTGGAACAGCGATTATTGCCCTTATCCGTACGATCCGGAAAAGGCGCAGACCCTGCTGACCGAGGCTGGAGTCGGTAACCTCGACGTCGAGCTCAAATACTACAACATCTCCGACGGCCCGGCGATGTCCGAGCTCCTGACCGATGAGCTTGGCGCGGTGGGCATCAACGTCAAGGGCGCGAGCCGCGAATTGGCGGCCTATCTCGATGAAGTGCTCGGCTCGACGCCCAATTTCGAGATGACGACGCTGACCGGCCCGCAGACAGTCGACAGCTTCCTCTGCCCCGGCTGGTTCGCCAGCGCCTGCGTGCCGGAATTCGACGAAGCCTGGAACAAGGCCGACGCCGCCGTCACAGCCGACGAGGCCACGGCCCTGCGCAAGCAGGCGGTCAATGCCTTCGCCGACGCAGCCTGGGTGATCCCGACCGTGGCCTGGATGGACGTGACCTACGCCAACGCCAAGCTGGCCGGCTGGAAGCCCTATCGCTCGCAGGCCGAAGCTGACCTGCGCGGCCTGCACTGGGCCGAGTAA
- a CDS encoding ankyrin repeat domain-containing protein: protein MLRMILVSVMLVTSSVAYAQTAPSAPEIAAYQGLLRAAQIGDAAEIGRLVAAGADVNVRDRNGRTPAHVAAFFSSEAALRALAAAGADMNALENQAYDVVTIAAVANDPNLMSLAITLGNDPGLITSPYNGTALIAAAHLGHAEIVRRLIAAGAPLDHVNNLGWTALIEAVILGDGGPDHQEVVRLLLEAGADRELADHDGVTPLAHARARGFAEIARLLER, encoded by the coding sequence ATGCTGCGGATGATCCTCGTTTCAGTGATGCTCGTCACATCGAGCGTCGCCTATGCCCAAACGGCCCCTTCGGCGCCCGAAATCGCGGCCTATCAAGGCCTGCTTCGTGCCGCTCAGATCGGCGATGCCGCTGAAATCGGCCGCCTCGTGGCTGCGGGCGCTGACGTCAACGTGCGCGACAGGAACGGCCGTACACCGGCTCACGTCGCGGCTTTCTTCTCAAGCGAGGCTGCCCTGCGCGCGCTTGCCGCCGCTGGCGCCGATATGAACGCGCTGGAAAATCAGGCCTACGATGTCGTGACTATTGCTGCCGTGGCCAACGATCCCAACCTCATGTCGCTAGCCATCACGCTCGGCAACGATCCTGGGCTGATCACCAGCCCCTATAACGGAACGGCATTGATCGCGGCCGCTCATCTCGGCCACGCCGAAATCGTCCGCCGCCTCATTGCCGCCGGCGCGCCTCTCGACCACGTCAACAATCTTGGCTGGACCGCTCTCATAGAAGCCGTGATCCTCGGTGACGGCGGCCCGGACCACCAGGAGGTTGTGCGTCTGCTGCTCGAAGCCGGCGCCGACCGCGAGTTGGCCGACCACGATGGCGTAACGCCCCTCGCTCATGCTCGTGCCCGAGGATTTGCGGAAATCGCGAGATTGCTGGAGCGCTAG
- a CDS encoding GlcG/HbpS family heme-binding protein → MIRNLVIAAALLTPFAAQAQELPTAPYLPLALATQAADAALQACVAEGHNVSVAIVARDGATKVLLKADNSGPHTGSSAEGKAFTSAAMGRDTAGLAEFISTAPANAGLRDMDARMVIQAGGLPIRIGKALVGGIGVGGAPSGDIDAGCAVAGLKAIGAAE, encoded by the coding sequence ATGATCCGGAACCTCGTTATCGCCGCCGCTCTGCTGACCCCGTTCGCCGCCCAGGCGCAGGAACTGCCGACCGCTCCTTATCTCCCGCTCGCTCTGGCCACCCAGGCTGCCGATGCCGCCCTCCAGGCTTGCGTTGCCGAAGGCCATAATGTCAGCGTCGCCATCGTAGCGCGCGACGGTGCGACCAAGGTCCTGCTCAAGGCCGACAATTCGGGCCCGCATACCGGCTCCAGCGCCGAAGGCAAGGCCTTCACCTCCGCAGCCATGGGCCGAGATACGGCCGGACTCGCCGAATTCATCTCGACCGCCCCGGCCAATGCCGGCCTGCGCGACATGGATGCCCGCATGGTCATCCAGGCCGGCGGCCTCCCGATCCGCATCGGCAAGGCCCTGGTCGGTGGCATCGGTGTCGGCGGCGCGCCGTCGGGCGACATCGACGCCGGCTGTGCCGTCGCAGGCCTCAAGGCCATCGGCGCGGCCGAGTAA
- a CDS encoding response regulator transcription factor, which produces MIHPVYLVDDDEAVRHALALLLSTVGIKVMGFADPQAFLAQVPKLAPGCLILDIRMPAISGLKLQERLLEQGIDWPTIVISGHGDIEACRRAFRNGAVDFLSKPIDEQDLIDAIQKGQEALERVLSRRAEKAETLALLSSLTARESEVLDRIAEGFTTRQIAEGLGLSPRTIESHRAAIGAKLGTTSQAEMTRLWLEGRDTP; this is translated from the coding sequence ATGATCCACCCCGTCTATCTCGTCGATGACGACGAGGCCGTACGCCATGCGCTTGCCTTGCTGCTGTCGACCGTGGGCATAAAGGTCATGGGCTTTGCCGACCCGCAGGCCTTTCTCGCGCAGGTGCCCAAGCTCGCGCCGGGCTGCCTGATCCTCGACATCAGGATGCCGGCCATTTCCGGCCTCAAGCTCCAGGAGCGCCTCCTCGAACAGGGCATCGACTGGCCCACGATCGTCATTTCCGGCCATGGCGATATCGAGGCCTGCCGCCGGGCTTTCCGCAACGGCGCCGTCGATTTCCTCTCCAAGCCGATCGATGAGCAGGACCTGATCGACGCCATCCAGAAGGGGCAGGAGGCGCTGGAGCGCGTGCTCAGTCGCCGGGCGGAAAAGGCCGAGACGCTGGCGCTGCTGTCGTCGCTGACGGCGCGGGAAAGCGAAGTGCTGGATCGCATCGCCGAGGGTTTCACCACGCGCCAGATCGCCGAAGGGCTTGGCCTCTCGCCCCGAACGATCGAAAGCCACCGGGCCGCGATCGGCGCCAAGCTGGGCACGACATCCCAGGCGGAAATGACCCGGCTCTGGCTCGAGGGGCGCGACACTCCGTAG
- a CDS encoding sensor histidine kinase produces MMRQRRPLLESPLKLIVIGCLLLLAAAAALAFVERNMLVAELEQESNILHRLVSQRADQHDAHMTALSAVATAGEGERRDLFLDVAATISRFYPRIDEVQLVPLDPQGTVVGTETLDPALAEIVRAAAKASDGSIAILPHPGKPHHYIMVKRSPNSEAARYGLMLGIDAEKLLDEAGSFWTRPGVDLTLSLPDGRPLFNRGETGETLRFSRVLGSASQPLLLETGMQIGLADLLPPLVTGLALLATALAYLAILSALRQRARTRQAVEQARLSALDSRLAHASRVNALGEMASGLAHELTQPLTAILAQVQAGRRLLGRGDVEALAPVLDDTVTQARRASAILERFRNWSRPQDGLKKSAFDMRDAVRNVEALLGPQAGASGMKLALDLPMRAVPVIADPVEMEQVVFNLVRNAIDATAGQGSAARVTIALREQADQVVLEIADNGPGVARELRPRLFTPFTTTRADGTGLGLALSQRLVERAGGEISLVDTETGATFRVVLPRKQPLAEAAQ; encoded by the coding sequence ATGATGCGCCAACGCCGACCTCTTCTTGAAAGCCCGCTCAAGCTGATTGTCATTGGCTGCCTGCTGTTGCTTGCGGCAGCGGCGGCGCTGGCCTTTGTCGAGCGCAATATGCTGGTTGCCGAGCTGGAGCAGGAAAGCAATATCCTGCATCGCCTGGTCTCCCAGCGTGCCGACCAGCACGATGCGCACATGACGGCGTTGTCGGCCGTGGCGACGGCGGGCGAGGGGGAGCGGCGGGATCTTTTCCTCGATGTTGCCGCGACCATTTCGCGCTTCTATCCGCGTATCGATGAAGTGCAGCTCGTGCCGCTGGACCCGCAGGGCACGGTGGTGGGCACGGAGACGCTCGATCCGGCTCTCGCCGAGATCGTTCGCGCGGCGGCAAAGGCGTCGGACGGCAGCATCGCCATCCTGCCGCATCCGGGCAAGCCGCATCACTACATCATGGTCAAGCGCAGCCCCAATTCGGAAGCGGCGCGTTATGGGTTGATGCTCGGCATCGATGCCGAAAAGCTGCTTGATGAGGCTGGCTCGTTCTGGACGCGGCCCGGTGTCGACCTCACGCTCTCTCTGCCGGACGGACGCCCGCTCTTCAATCGAGGCGAGACCGGTGAAACGCTGCGATTCTCGCGGGTATTGGGGAGTGCGTCGCAGCCGCTGCTGCTCGAAACGGGAATGCAGATCGGACTCGCCGATCTCCTTCCGCCGCTGGTCACGGGGTTGGCGCTTCTCGCTACGGCGCTCGCCTACCTCGCAATCCTCTCCGCTTTGCGCCAGCGTGCCCGTACGCGTCAGGCGGTGGAACAGGCGCGGCTCAGTGCGTTGGATTCGCGCCTCGCCCATGCTTCGCGCGTTAATGCCCTGGGCGAAATGGCCAGCGGCCTCGCCCATGAGCTGACACAGCCGCTGACCGCTATTCTGGCGCAGGTTCAGGCCGGGCGACGGCTGTTGGGTCGAGGCGATGTCGAGGCTTTGGCGCCTGTGCTCGACGATACCGTGACGCAGGCGCGTCGCGCGTCCGCGATACTGGAGCGCTTCCGCAATTGGTCCCGCCCGCAGGACGGGCTGAAAAAGTCCGCCTTCGACATGCGCGATGCCGTGCGGAACGTCGAGGCCCTGCTTGGCCCGCAGGCCGGTGCCAGTGGCATGAAGCTGGCTCTCGATCTGCCCATGCGTGCCGTTCCGGTGATCGCCGATCCGGTGGAAATGGAACAGGTGGTCTTCAATCTGGTGCGCAACGCCATCGATGCCACGGCCGGGCAGGGCAGTGCGGCACGCGTGACGATCGCACTCAGGGAGCAGGCTGACCAGGTGGTGCTGGAGATCGCCGACAATGGCCCCGGTGTTGCGAGAGAACTGCGCCCGCGCCTCTTCACGCCCTTTACAACGACACGCGCCGACGGCACCGGATTGGGTCTGGCGTTGAGCCAGCGCCTGGTGGAGCGCGCCGGTGGCGAAATCTCGCTGGTCGATACCGAAACGGGGGCGACCTTCCGCGTCGTCCTGCCCCGCAAACAGCCATTGGCGGAGGCCGCGCAATGA
- a CDS encoding DUF488 family protein: MDLPFFTIGHSNRSIETFVDLLREAEVELLVDIRTIPKSRTNPQFNIDALPETLAGFQIAYEHIAALGGLRGKARDVPADLNGFWTNDSFHNYADYALSEPFRTGLERLLDEGSRRRCAIMCSEAVWWRCHRRIVADYLIAAGKSVFHIMDKGHIEPAHLTPGVIVQPDGTILYPVSDHTN, from the coding sequence ATGGATCTGCCGTTCTTCACCATCGGCCATTCCAACCGCAGCATCGAAACCTTCGTCGATCTATTGCGTGAAGCGGAGGTCGAGCTGCTCGTCGACATCAGGACGATACCGAAGTCGCGAACCAACCCGCAATTCAACATCGACGCCTTGCCCGAGACCTTGGCGGGTTTCCAGATCGCCTACGAACATATTGCCGCGCTTGGCGGCCTGCGCGGCAAAGCGCGCGACGTGCCGGCGGACCTCAATGGTTTCTGGACCAACGACAGCTTCCACAACTACGCCGACTACGCGCTATCCGAGCCCTTCCGCACCGGGCTCGAGCGCCTGCTGGACGAAGGAAGCCGCCGGCGCTGTGCAATCATGTGCTCGGAAGCCGTCTGGTGGCGTTGTCACCGCCGCATCGTCGCCGACTACCTGATCGCAGCAGGAAAGAGCGTTTTCCACATCATGGACAAGGGCCATATCGAGCCAGCGCATCTCACGCCCGGCGTGATTGTGCAGCCCGACGGGACAATCCTGTATCCGGTCTCAGATCACACGAATTGA
- a CDS encoding DUF2945 domain-containing protein encodes MARRFKIGDHVSWNSEAGRVSGAIIAIHTRDFDYKGHTHHASEDEPQYEIKSDKTDHIAAHKGSALDLS; translated from the coding sequence ATGGCCAGGAGATTCAAGATTGGCGACCACGTGAGCTGGAATTCGGAGGCCGGGCGCGTGTCGGGCGCCATCATTGCGATCCATACACGCGATTTCGACTACAAGGGGCACACCCACCACGCTTCGGAAGATGAGCCGCAATACGAGATCAAGAGCGACAAGACCGACCACATAGCGGCCCATAAAGGCAGCGCGCTCGATCTCTCCTGA
- a CDS encoding Dyp-type peroxidase — MVSSLPSPISQSVTSRLTRAAIFLVVTINPGSEAERTVRELCGDLSSLLRGVGFRSLEGQLSLVTGFGADAWTRLFGAPMPKDLHPFREIRGVHHAVSTPGDMLFHIRAASMDLCFELATHIMARLDGAVITVDEVHGFKFFDDRDLIGFVDGTENPVDQAAVDATIIGEEDPAFAGGSYVIVQKYLHDIAQWNKVPVEEQENIIGRHKLSDIEQRDADKKPYAHNVLTSIEEGGQQLQIVRDNMPFGSVGKGEFGTYFTGYARSPARIEKMLENMFIGNPPGTYDHLLDFSKAVTGCLFFVPTADFLDNVDP, encoded by the coding sequence ATGGTTTCAAGCTTACCCTCTCCCATATCCCAGTCGGTCACCAGCAGGCTGACACGCGCGGCGATTTTCCTGGTGGTGACGATCAATCCAGGATCGGAGGCGGAGCGAACGGTTCGCGAACTCTGCGGCGATCTTTCGAGCCTCCTGCGCGGTGTTGGCTTCCGGAGCCTTGAAGGGCAGCTTTCCCTGGTTACGGGTTTTGGCGCTGACGCGTGGACGAGGCTTTTCGGCGCGCCGATGCCCAAGGACCTGCACCCCTTTCGGGAAATCCGCGGCGTGCACCACGCAGTTTCGACGCCTGGCGACATGCTCTTCCATATCCGCGCCGCCAGCATGGATCTCTGCTTCGAGCTGGCCACCCACATCATGGCGCGGCTGGATGGGGCCGTCATTACCGTCGATGAAGTGCATGGCTTCAAGTTCTTCGATGACCGCGACCTTATCGGCTTCGTCGACGGCACCGAGAACCCTGTCGACCAGGCGGCGGTGGATGCCACCATCATCGGCGAGGAAGATCCGGCCTTTGCCGGCGGCAGCTACGTGATCGTGCAGAAATACCTCCACGACATTGCGCAGTGGAACAAGGTGCCGGTCGAGGAGCAGGAGAACATTATCGGACGGCACAAGCTCTCCGATATCGAGCAGCGCGATGCCGACAAGAAGCCCTATGCGCACAATGTGCTGACCTCCATCGAGGAGGGCGGCCAGCAATTGCAGATCGTTCGCGACAACATGCCGTTCGGCTCGGTCGGCAAAGGCGAGTTCGGCACCTATTTCACCGGCTATGCCCGCTCGCCCGCTCGCATCGAGAAGATGCTGGAGAACATGTTCATCGGCAATCCGCCGGGAACCTATGACCATCTGCTCGACTTCAGCAAGGCAGTGACTGGGTGCCTGTTCTTCGTGCCGACCGCGGACTTCCTCGATAACGTCGACCCGTGA
- a CDS encoding MFS transporter — protein sequence MTLATATAETADTSTRARWALLALAIGAFGIGTTEFSPMGLLPVIADGVGVSIPTAGLLISAYAIGVMLGAPVMTLAFSRFGKRKALILLMGIFTIGNLLSAMAPGYFTLLFARLVTSLNHGAFFGLGAIVAASVVPRDKQARAVAAMFMGLTIANIGGVPAATWIGQLIGWRMAFVGTAAIGLVAIAALWMALPEGASGARPNVKRELRVLARPTVLLAMATTVMGAGAMFALYTYVAPALATLIGASDGFITFGLALIGVGFTIGNWVGGRLADWSPDGAIKIFLGALAVIMLAMPLLLTSQIGAIFGLLLWGITAFAIVPPVQMRVMEAAAEAPGLASSINVGAFNLGNAIGAALGAGVLSLGLGYAAVPIAGGLLAAAGLGLVMIGGGRRPAVASQGA from the coding sequence ATGACACTCGCCACCGCCACGGCCGAAACGGCCGATACATCCACGCGTGCCCGCTGGGCGCTTCTTGCCCTCGCCATCGGCGCCTTCGGCATCGGCACGACCGAATTCTCGCCGATGGGCCTGCTGCCCGTCATCGCCGACGGCGTCGGCGTCAGTATCCCCACGGCGGGCCTGCTCATCAGCGCCTATGCCATCGGCGTCATGCTTGGCGCACCCGTCATGACGCTGGCGTTCAGCCGGTTCGGCAAGCGCAAGGCGCTCATCCTGCTGATGGGCATCTTCACCATCGGCAACCTGCTGTCGGCCATGGCGCCGGGCTATTTCACGCTGCTCTTCGCGCGCCTCGTGACCAGCCTCAACCATGGTGCCTTCTTCGGCCTCGGCGCCATCGTTGCGGCCAGTGTCGTGCCCAGGGACAAGCAGGCGCGCGCCGTCGCGGCCATGTTCATGGGCCTGACCATTGCCAATATCGGTGGCGTCCCTGCCGCGACCTGGATCGGCCAGTTGATCGGCTGGCGCATGGCGTTTGTCGGGACGGCTGCGATCGGTCTCGTTGCCATTGCGGCCTTGTGGATGGCCCTGCCCGAGGGCGCGTCAGGTGCCCGCCCGAACGTCAAGCGCGAACTGCGCGTTCTTGCCCGCCCCACGGTGCTTCTCGCCATGGCGACAACGGTGATGGGCGCCGGCGCCATGTTCGCCCTTTATACCTACGTCGCCCCCGCACTCGCGACTCTCATTGGCGCATCCGACGGTTTCATTACCTTCGGCCTGGCCTTGATCGGCGTCGGGTTCACAATCGGCAATTGGGTCGGTGGACGTCTCGCCGACTGGTCCCCCGATGGCGCCATCAAGATCTTCCTCGGTGCGCTTGCCGTTATCATGCTTGCGATGCCGCTCCTGCTCACCAGCCAGATCGGCGCGATCTTCGGCCTCCTTCTCTGGGGCATCACCGCCTTCGCTATCGTTCCGCCGGTGCAGATGCGCGTGATGGAGGCCGCTGCCGAGGCTCCCGGCCTGGCATCTTCCATCAATGTCGGGGCTTTCAACCTCGGCAACGCCATTGGCGCAGCCCTGGGCGCCGGCGTGCTCAGCCTCGGCCTCGGCTATGCCGCGGTGCCGATCGCCGGCGGACTGCTCGCGGCGGCGGGTTTGGGACTGGTCATGATCGGTGGTGGCCGTCGTCCTGCGGTGGCCAGCCAGGGGGCATGA
- a CDS encoding LysR family transcriptional regulator, producing MDNRAGEMLVFQRVVETGSFSEAARLLRMTPSTVSKLVARIETRLGVRLVERSTRRLSLTAEGQIYYERSQALLNDLEEVECALSQGAVQTSGTVRVNVSVAIGVLALEPILPEFWRLYPNVVIDLSLSDEIVDLYLDRTDIAFRVGPLPNSGMLARRIGVARRKIVAAPSYLERHGIPRTVEDLSKHNCLGFNFRRAAPVWPIKESGRIVDRAVRGQLLANNGETVRRMTLAGVGLARVGDYHVRADIAAGRLVEVLADVVESDEEQIHAVFLGGARMPQRVRVFLDFAVPRLQQFLSE from the coding sequence ATGGATAATCGCGCGGGCGAGATGCTGGTATTCCAGCGCGTCGTGGAGACTGGCAGCTTTTCGGAAGCAGCGCGCCTGCTGCGGATGACGCCCTCGACCGTCAGCAAGCTGGTCGCCCGCATCGAAACGCGATTGGGCGTTCGGCTTGTCGAGCGCTCGACGCGGCGACTTTCCCTCACGGCCGAGGGCCAGATTTACTACGAGCGCAGCCAGGCGCTCCTCAATGACCTCGAAGAAGTGGAGTGTGCACTTTCGCAGGGCGCGGTGCAGACCAGCGGCACTGTGCGCGTCAATGTCTCGGTCGCCATCGGTGTGCTCGCGCTCGAGCCGATCCTTCCCGAATTCTGGCGCCTCTATCCCAATGTGGTGATCGACCTCTCGCTATCGGACGAAATTGTGGACCTCTATCTCGACCGCACCGACATCGCCTTCCGCGTCGGCCCCTTGCCGAACTCGGGCATGCTGGCGCGGCGGATAGGCGTGGCGCGCCGCAAGATCGTCGCCGCGCCGAGCTATCTCGAACGGCATGGGATACCCCGCACGGTCGAGGATCTCTCGAAACATAATTGCCTGGGCTTCAATTTCCGCCGCGCTGCACCGGTCTGGCCGATCAAGGAAAGCGGCCGGATCGTCGATCGCGCCGTCAGAGGCCAGCTCCTCGCCAATAATGGCGAAACCGTACGCCGCATGACGCTTGCGGGTGTAGGCCTGGCTCGGGTCGGCGACTACCACGTACGCGCCGACATCGCCGCCGGACGCTTGGTCGAGGTGCTGGCGGACGTAGTGGAATCGGACGAGGAACAAATCCACGCCGTCTTCCTGGGCGGCGCCCGCATGCCCCAACGCGTCCGCGTCTTCCTCGACTTCGCCGTGCCGCGATTGCAGCAATTCCTCAGCGAGTAG